A single uncultured Acetobacterium sp. DNA region contains:
- a CDS encoding class I adenylate-forming enzyme family protein, with protein MIQQFRQAVEEKEDEAAVIDETEALSWQDIDLISDRLALGLLGENISKGDHVALWSFNSLAWICTYVAIAKIGAVSVLVNPKLSAREADAMMSFADVDYICFGDDLYGKRADCLSGGYPGMSIGQETWKLLRHPIPLTDAEKEILKTREAAISPDDMASMLFTSGSTSRPKGILLTHYQLINVAREAVSCMHWTDQDKVCLALPLFHSFGLSTGLLSLFVHRGRLYVTPDCHSKTVMGIIDQYSCSVLNAVPSQFLAIVHHKERKNFSLKSLRSGIIAGSSVFPNDYLKIAEDLGIYHLKQSYGQTEASPSITFSSYDDSLERCSKTVGKVISNLQIRIISMETGASLGANQPGRIEVNGYNVMQGYYKDEKETANVFTEDGWLKTGDIGVLDVEGNLYIVGRIKEMIIRSGENISPKEIEEVIIKHEGVVQVKVFGIPMSVVQEEIVACVECPAGGVTLEAIRELIADNLAPYKMPKVIKLYEKFPLNDSCKIDVKKMKEEIQLEMQEESLKNDF; from the coding sequence ATGATTCAGCAGTTTCGTCAGGCAGTGGAAGAAAAAGAAGACGAAGCTGCCGTGATCGATGAAACGGAAGCTTTGTCATGGCAAGATATTGATTTAATTTCGGATCGGCTCGCTCTGGGGTTGTTGGGAGAGAACATCAGCAAAGGAGATCACGTTGCCCTGTGGAGCTTTAATTCACTGGCATGGATTTGCACCTACGTTGCGATTGCAAAAATCGGCGCCGTATCCGTGCTGGTCAATCCGAAGCTGTCAGCCAGAGAAGCCGATGCGATGATGTCGTTTGCCGATGTGGATTATATCTGCTTTGGTGACGATCTTTATGGAAAACGGGCTGATTGTCTCTCTGGGGGTTACCCCGGAATGTCAATCGGGCAGGAAACCTGGAAGCTGCTGCGTCATCCGATACCACTGACTGACGCCGAAAAAGAAATATTAAAAACCCGGGAAGCAGCGATCAGTCCTGATGATATGGCCAGCATGCTCTTTACCTCCGGTTCGACGAGTCGGCCGAAGGGAATTTTGCTGACCCATTATCAGCTGATCAATGTGGCTCGGGAAGCGGTTTCATGCATGCACTGGACGGATCAGGATAAGGTGTGCCTGGCACTGCCACTATTTCACAGTTTTGGCCTGTCAACGGGACTGCTGTCACTATTCGTTCATCGTGGTCGCCTTTATGTAACACCAGACTGTCATTCAAAAACAGTCATGGGCATCATCGATCAATACAGCTGTAGTGTCTTAAATGCTGTTCCGTCACAATTTCTGGCCATTGTGCATCACAAAGAACGAAAAAATTTCAGTTTGAAGAGCCTGCGCTCCGGCATCATTGCCGGCTCGTCGGTTTTTCCAAACGATTACCTGAAAATTGCTGAGGACCTGGGTATTTATCATCTCAAGCAGTCCTATGGACAGACGGAAGCATCGCCGAGTATCACTTTTTCAAGCTACGATGATTCCCTGGAACGCTGCTCGAAAACAGTGGGGAAAGTCATCAGCAATCTTCAGATAAGGATTATCAGCATGGAGACCGGGGCGTCATTGGGAGCGAATCAACCCGGTCGCATCGAAGTTAACGGCTACAACGTCATGCAGGGTTATTATAAAGACGAAAAAGAAACCGCTAATGTGTTTACCGAGGACGGTTGGTTGAAAACCGGAGATATTGGCGTTCTGGATGTGGAGGGCAACTTATATATTGTTGGCCGAATCAAGGAAATGATCATTCGCTCCGGAGAGAATATTTCACCAAAAGAAATCGAAGAAGTCATTATCAAGCATGAGGGCGTAGTTCAGGTAAAGGTATTTGGTATTCCGATGTCGGTGGTGCAGGAGGAAATTGTTGCCTGCGTCGAATGTCCGGCAGGGGGTGTTACGCTTGAAGCCATCAGAGAATTGATTGCCGACAATCTGGCACCCTATAAAATGCCGAAAGTTATTAAGTTGTATGAAAAATTTCCCCTGAACGACAGTTGCAAGATTGACGTGAAAAAGATGAAGGAAGAAATTCAATTAGAAATGCAAGAGGAGAGTTTAAAGAATGATTTTTAA
- a CDS encoding acyl-CoA dehydrogenase family protein: MIFNEQHELIRKLARDFAKKELTSDVLDKIEETDVFPEEILSKMGKAGFFGIKIPKELGGAGSDHRGYVAVMEEIARESAVASLYVSSPNSLGGGPLLLSGTDEQLEKYLRPVVTGEKILAFALTEPGAGSDASGMTTTAVEDGDDYVLNGRKTFITMAPLADYAVVYAKTDMSRGAKGITAFVVDMKTEGVSCGKSEHKMGLIGCATSDIILENVRVPKADMLGELNQGFTNAMKTLDVGRIGVAAQSIGVAQAALDEAIKYAKDRKQFGRRIADFQGISFMIAEMATKLQAAKHLVYDAAYKKDTNQNATAAASMAKFFASEVCNEICAKAVQIHGGYGYIKEYRVERLYRDCRVFTIYEGTSQVQQMVIAGQLLK; the protein is encoded by the coding sequence ATGATTTTTAATGAACAACACGAATTAATTCGTAAATTGGCGAGAGATTTTGCCAAAAAGGAACTGACATCTGACGTGTTGGATAAAATTGAAGAGACGGATGTATTTCCGGAAGAAATCTTGAGCAAAATGGGCAAAGCTGGTTTTTTTGGAATTAAAATTCCCAAAGAATTGGGTGGCGCTGGCTCGGATCACCGGGGTTATGTCGCTGTAATGGAAGAAATCGCCAGAGAAAGTGCGGTTGCGAGTTTGTATGTTTCATCACCAAATTCCCTTGGCGGCGGTCCATTACTGCTGTCAGGAACAGATGAACAACTGGAAAAGTATTTAAGACCGGTTGTTACCGGTGAAAAAATTCTGGCCTTTGCATTAACCGAACCGGGTGCCGGGTCGGACGCCAGTGGAATGACAACAACGGCGGTTGAGGATGGTGACGACTACGTCTTAAATGGACGTAAAACATTTATTACCATGGCACCACTGGCAGACTACGCCGTGGTTTATGCCAAAACAGATATGAGCAGAGGCGCAAAAGGGATTACCGCTTTCGTTGTCGACATGAAGACTGAAGGGGTATCCTGCGGTAAATCTGAACATAAGATGGGTCTGATCGGTTGTGCTACCAGCGACATCATTTTAGAAAACGTTCGGGTTCCGAAAGCAGATATGCTGGGTGAACTCAATCAGGGTTTCACCAATGCCATGAAAACATTGGATGTCGGTCGAATTGGCGTGGCGGCTCAATCCATCGGGGTTGCTCAGGCAGCGCTTGATGAAGCCATCAAATACGCCAAGGACAGAAAACAGTTTGGCCGACGGATTGCCGATTTCCAGGGAATCAGCTTCATGATTGCGGAAATGGCCACCAAGCTGCAAGCTGCCAAACATCTGGTTTATGATGCCGCGTATAAAAAAGATACCAATCAGAATGCCACTGCAGCGGCCTCCATGGCGAAGTTTTTTGCCTCAGAAGTCTGCAACGAAATCTGTGCGAAAGCAGTTCAGATCCACGGCGGCTACGGCTACATCAAAGAATATCGGGTTGAACGGCTTTATCGGGATTGTCGGGTCTTCACGATTTACGAAGGCACATCCCAGGTACAGCAGATGGTCATTGCCGGCCAATTGCTTAAATAG
- the etfB gene encoding electron transfer flavoprotein subunit beta, translated as MKILVCVKQVPDTNEVKIDPVKGTLIREGVPSILNPDDANALEAALAIKDNDPDVIVSVLTMGPPQASEMLKECLSMGADDAYLLSDRAFGGADTWSTSNTLAAGIRKIGDLDIIFAGRQAIDGDTAQVGPQTAQRLDIPVVTYVQKVELDGDKVIVQRQMEDGYELIEVQTPCLLTAVKELNEPRYMSIYNIVDACNKEITVWNHEDINLSPENCGLTASPTQVFRSFTPPTKGKGEMLTGTTAEVSKSLISKLKGLHVI; from the coding sequence ATGAAGATATTAGTATGTGTAAAACAGGTACCGGATACCAACGAAGTAAAAATCGATCCGGTGAAAGGAACGCTGATCCGGGAAGGTGTCCCCAGTATTCTAAATCCAGATGATGCCAATGCCTTAGAAGCAGCGCTGGCAATCAAGGATAATGACCCTGATGTTATAGTTTCGGTATTAACCATGGGCCCACCTCAAGCCAGTGAGATGCTTAAAGAATGTCTGTCCATGGGTGCCGACGATGCTTATCTGCTAAGCGACCGAGCCTTTGGCGGTGCAGACACCTGGTCCACCTCCAATACTTTGGCAGCAGGCATCCGCAAAATTGGCGATCTGGATATTATTTTTGCCGGTCGACAGGCAATTGATGGAGATACCGCTCAGGTTGGCCCGCAAACAGCCCAGCGGCTGGATATTCCAGTAGTGACCTATGTTCAAAAGGTTGAACTCGACGGCGATAAGGTCATTGTTCAGCGACAGATGGAGGACGGCTACGAACTCATTGAAGTTCAAACCCCTTGTTTACTGACAGCAGTAAAAGAATTGAATGAACCAAGATACATGAGCATTTACAACATTGTCGATGCCTGCAATAAAGAAATTACTGTGTGGAACCATGAGGACATCAATCTTTCACCTGAAAATTGTGGATTGACAGCTTCACCAACCCAGGTATTCCGTTCATTCACACCACCAACCAAGGGTAAGGGCGAAATGCTCACCGGAACCACGGCAGAAGTGAGCAAAAGCTTAATTTCAAAATTAAAAGGGTTACACGTTATTTAG